In one window of Thalassophryne amazonica chromosome 9, fThaAma1.1, whole genome shotgun sequence DNA:
- the LOC117517994 gene encoding LOW QUALITY PROTEIN: cytotoxic and regulatory T-cell molecule-like (The sequence of the model RefSeq protein was modified relative to this genomic sequence to represent the inferred CDS: deleted 3 bases in 2 codons): MYTLDLAAVSVAVTVLEGQTVTLRCSIISAHKHYVEWKNPKGYTMFFSKNRGERCEKKRYNIVKLSETEFIVSISNVTFRDGGNYTCHEYADVPKEKTVEVTVLGLPKIETGKHDGKFLVKCTTAANSHPPQISWVLDQETEIIGHPQVYVEDKKYISQDMLHVKSVRNRITVKCLFTIQRYNSRPLINFVKIGRTLLVFLVTCLILALLVVVIFFAIKLRRAHLIWKRENEDSDPSEESHKSKSSQEEKQSQGQRRRGILNTTFTQYIVEEPAVMTSAINTNAVIASESTNHEERSPVISAQGPVRCEIKETEL, translated from the exons ATGTACACTTTGGATTTAG CTGCAGTTTCAGTGGCAGTGACAGTATTGGAGGGACAAACTGTCACCTTAAGGTGTTCCATTATCAGTGCTCACAAACACTATGTGGAGTGGAAGAACCCCAAAGGATATACTATGTTCTTCAGTAAAAACAGGGGTGAG AGGTGTGAAAAAAAACGGTACAATATTGTTAAACTGTCAGAAACAGAATTCATAGTTAGCATTTCCAACGTTACCTTCAGAGACGGTGGTAACTATACGTGCCATGAGTACGCTGACGTCCCCAAAGAGAAGACAGTTGAGGTGACTGTGTTAg GTTTGCCAAAAATAGAAACTGGAAAGCATGACGGGAAGTTTCTGGTAAAATGCACCACAGCGGCGAACAGCCATCCTCCTCAGATCTCCTGGGTCCTTGATCAAGAAACTGAAATTATTG GTCACCCCCAAGTCTACGTAGAAGACAAAAAATATATCTCTCAGGATATGCTGCATGTCAAATCAGTGAGGAACCGGATCACAGTGAAATGT TTGTTCACCATCCAGCGTTACAACTCAAGACCCCTGATAAACTTTGTCAAAATTGGACGAACT CTACTGGTGTTCCTGGTGACCTGCTTGATCCTCGCTCTTCTAGTGGTGGTCATTTTTTTTGCCATCAAACTGAGGAGAGCACACCTAATCTGGAAGAGAG AGAATGAAGACTCAGATCCGTCAGAGGAGAGC CACAAATCAAAATCAAGTCAGGAAGAGAAACAATCTCAAGGACAAAGGCGAAGAG GGATCCTCAACACAACATTCACGCAGTACATCGTTGAAGAACCAGCAGTGATGAcatcagcaataaacacaaacgcaGTCATAGCATCAGAGAGTACAAATCATGAGGAGAGGTCACCTGTTATTTCAGCACAAGGTCCAGTCAGATGTGAAATAAAGGAAACTGAGCTGTAA